In Strigops habroptila isolate Jane chromosome 4, bStrHab1.2.pri, whole genome shotgun sequence, a single genomic region encodes these proteins:
- the LOC115606711 gene encoding actin-related protein 10 isoform X1 yields the protein MPLYEGLGSGGEKTAVVIDLGEAFTKCGFAGETGPRCIIPSEIKKPDVTKPVRVVQYNINTEELYSYLKEFIHMLYFRHLLVNPRDRRVVIIESVLCPSHFRDTLTRVLFKHFEVPSVLFAPSHLMSLLTLGINSAMVLDCGYTESLVLPIYEGIPILSCWGSLPLGGKAIHKELEYQLLEQCTVDTGLAKGQSLPSVMGSVPEDIVEDIKVRTCFVSDLQRGLKIQAAKFNIDGTAERPSPPPDVDYPLDGEKILHVVGPIRDSVVEILFEQDNEETSVATLILDSLVQCPIDTRKQLAENLVVIGGTAMLPGFLHRLMAEIRYLVEKPKYKEALATKTFRIHTPPAKPNCVAWLGGAIFGALQDILGSRSVSKEYYSQTGRIPDWCCLNNPPLEMMFDVGKAPPPLMKRAFSTEK from the exons ATGCCGCTCTATGAGGGCCTGGGCAGCGGCGGGGAAAAGACCGCCGTGGTGATAGACCTGGGCGAGGCCTTCACCAA gtGTGGTTTTGCAGGAGAAACAGGACCAAGATGCATTATTCCTagtgaaataaagaaacctGATGTCACAAAG CCTGTCAGAGTTGTTCAGTATAATATTAACACAGAAGAGCTCTATTCGTATCTGAAGGAATTTATCCATATGCTGTATTTCAG ACATCTGCTGGTGAATCCCAGAGACCGTCGTGTTGTGATCATAGAATCTGTCTTGTGCCCTTCACACTTCAGAGACACGCTCACAAGAGTCCTGTTCAAGCATTTTGAG GTAccttcagttttatttgctcCAAGCCATCTGATGTCTCTCCTGACACTTGGGATCAATTCTGCCATGGTTCTAGATTGTGGATACACAGAAAGCTTGGTGCTGCCT ATATATGAGGGAATTCCGATTCTGAGCTGCTGGGGTTCTCTTCCTCTGGGAGGAAAGGCTATACACAA GGAGCTGGAGTATCAGTTGTTGGAGCAGTGCACAGTTGATACAGGATTAGCCAAAGGACAAAGCCTTCCATCTGTGATGG gctCAGTTCCAGAAGACATAGTAGAGGatataaaag TCCGCACTTGTTTTGTGAGCGATCTCCAACGTGGACTGAAAATCCAAGCAGCTAAGTTCAACATTGATGGCACTGCTGAG CGTCCTTCACCACCTCCAGATGTGGACTATCCTTTAGATGGAGAAAAGATTCTCCATGTAGTTGGCCCTATCAG AGACTCCGTTGTCGAAATATTGTTTGAACAGGACAATGAAGAGACATCTGTGGCCACTTTGATCTTGGATTCGCTTGTTCAG TGTCCAATAGACACCAGGAAGCAGCTGGCAGAGAACTTGGTAGTTATTGGTGGCACTGCTATGTTGCCAGGATTCCTTCACAGGCTCATGGCTGAAATCAGATACCTGGTAGAGaaaccaaaatacaaagaagCACTTGCCACTAAAACCTTCAGAATTCACACTCCACCTGCCAAACCCAACTGTGTGGCCTGGCTGGGAG GAGCCATTTTTGGAGCACTTCAGGACATACTTGGGAGCCGGTCTGTGTCCAAAGAATATTACAGCCAGACAGGCCGCATACCTGACTGGTGCTGTCTTAATAATCCTCCACTGGAAATGATGTTTGATGTTGGAAAAGCACCCCCACCATTGATGAAGAGGGCTTTTTCTACTGAGAAATGA
- the PSMA3 gene encoding proteasome subunit alpha type-3 isoform X1 has protein sequence MSSIGTGYDLSASTFSPDGRVFQVEYAMKAVENSSTAIGIRCKDGVVFGVEKLVLSKLYEEGSNKRLFNVDRHVGMAVAGLLADARSLADIARDEASNFRSNYGYDIPLKHLADRVAMYVHAYTLYSAVRPFGCSFMLGSYDSDDGAQLYMIDPSGVSYGYWGCAIGKARQAAKTEIEKLQMKEMTCRDVVKEVAKIIYIVHDEVKDKAFELELSWVGEITNGKHEIVPKDIKEEAEKYAKESLKEEDESDDDNM, from the exons ATGAGCTCCATTGGCACCGGG TATGACCTGTCAGCTTCCACGTTTTCTCCAGATGGCAGAGTGTTTCAAGTTGAATATGCTATGAAAGCTGTGGAGAATAGTAG CACAGCAATTGGGATAAGATGCAAAGATGGTGTTGTCTTTGGAGTAGAAAAACTAGTTCTGTCCAAGCTTTATGAAGAGGGTTCCAATAAACGTCTCTTCAATGTCGATCGACATGTTGGTATG GCAGTAGCAGGACTTCTGGCAGATGCTCGTTCTTTAGCAGACATAGCTAGAGATGAGGCTTCTAACTTTAGATCTAACTACGGTTATGATATTCCATTGAAG CATCTTGCGGACAGAGTGGctatgtatgtgcatgcataCACACTATACAGCGCTGTCAGACCTTTTGGTTGTAG TTTTATGTTGGGGTCCTATGATAGTGATGATGGTGCACAACTGTACATGATTGATCCATCAGGAGTTTCATAT ggttATTGGGGGTGTGCCATTGGTAAAGCCAGGCAAGCTGCAAAAACAGAGATAGAAAAACTTCAG ATGAAGGAAATGACCTGTCGTGATGTTGTTAAAGAGGTTGCGAAAAT AATCTACATAGTTCACGATGAAGTAAAGGATAAAGCTTTTGAGCTGGAACTCAGCTGGGTTGGAGAAA TAACCaatggaaaacatgaaattGTTCCAAAAGACAtcaaggaagaagcagaaaaatatgctAAG gaatctttgaaagaggaagatgaatCAGACGATGACAATATGTAA
- the LOC115606711 gene encoding actin-related protein 10 isoform X2 produces MHRYGHSTNQPVRVVQYNINTEELYSYLKEFIHMLYFRHLLVNPRDRRVVIIESVLCPSHFRDTLTRVLFKHFEVPSVLFAPSHLMSLLTLGINSAMVLDCGYTESLVLPIYEGIPILSCWGSLPLGGKAIHKELEYQLLEQCTVDTGLAKGQSLPSVMGSVPEDIVEDIKVRTCFVSDLQRGLKIQAAKFNIDGTAERPSPPPDVDYPLDGEKILHVVGPIRDSVVEILFEQDNEETSVATLILDSLVQCPIDTRKQLAENLVVIGGTAMLPGFLHRLMAEIRYLVEKPKYKEALATKTFRIHTPPAKPNCVAWLGGAIFGALQDILGSRSVSKEYYSQTGRIPDWCCLNNPPLEMMFDVGKAPPPLMKRAFSTEK; encoded by the exons ATGCATCGTTATGGACATAGCACAAATCAG CCTGTCAGAGTTGTTCAGTATAATATTAACACAGAAGAGCTCTATTCGTATCTGAAGGAATTTATCCATATGCTGTATTTCAG ACATCTGCTGGTGAATCCCAGAGACCGTCGTGTTGTGATCATAGAATCTGTCTTGTGCCCTTCACACTTCAGAGACACGCTCACAAGAGTCCTGTTCAAGCATTTTGAG GTAccttcagttttatttgctcCAAGCCATCTGATGTCTCTCCTGACACTTGGGATCAATTCTGCCATGGTTCTAGATTGTGGATACACAGAAAGCTTGGTGCTGCCT ATATATGAGGGAATTCCGATTCTGAGCTGCTGGGGTTCTCTTCCTCTGGGAGGAAAGGCTATACACAA GGAGCTGGAGTATCAGTTGTTGGAGCAGTGCACAGTTGATACAGGATTAGCCAAAGGACAAAGCCTTCCATCTGTGATGG gctCAGTTCCAGAAGACATAGTAGAGGatataaaag TCCGCACTTGTTTTGTGAGCGATCTCCAACGTGGACTGAAAATCCAAGCAGCTAAGTTCAACATTGATGGCACTGCTGAG CGTCCTTCACCACCTCCAGATGTGGACTATCCTTTAGATGGAGAAAAGATTCTCCATGTAGTTGGCCCTATCAG AGACTCCGTTGTCGAAATATTGTTTGAACAGGACAATGAAGAGACATCTGTGGCCACTTTGATCTTGGATTCGCTTGTTCAG TGTCCAATAGACACCAGGAAGCAGCTGGCAGAGAACTTGGTAGTTATTGGTGGCACTGCTATGTTGCCAGGATTCCTTCACAGGCTCATGGCTGAAATCAGATACCTGGTAGAGaaaccaaaatacaaagaagCACTTGCCACTAAAACCTTCAGAATTCACACTCCACCTGCCAAACCCAACTGTGTGGCCTGGCTGGGAG GAGCCATTTTTGGAGCACTTCAGGACATACTTGGGAGCCGGTCTGTGTCCAAAGAATATTACAGCCAGACAGGCCGCATACCTGACTGGTGCTGTCTTAATAATCCTCCACTGGAAATGATGTTTGATGTTGGAAAAGCACCCCCACCATTGATGAAGAGGGCTTTTTCTACTGAGAAATGA
- the PSMA3 gene encoding proteasome subunit alpha type-3 isoform X3, whose product MKAVENSSTAIGIRCKDGVVFGVEKLVLSKLYEEGSNKRLFNVDRHVGMAVAGLLADARSLADIARDEASNFRSNYGYDIPLKHLADRVAMYVHAYTLYSAVRPFGCSFMLGSYDSDDGAQLYMIDPSGVSYGYWGCAIGKARQAAKTEIEKLQMKEMTCRDVVKEVAKIIYIVHDEVKDKAFELELSWVGEITNGKHEIVPKDIKEEAEKYAKESLKEEDESDDDNM is encoded by the exons ATGAAAGCTGTGGAGAATAGTAG CACAGCAATTGGGATAAGATGCAAAGATGGTGTTGTCTTTGGAGTAGAAAAACTAGTTCTGTCCAAGCTTTATGAAGAGGGTTCCAATAAACGTCTCTTCAATGTCGATCGACATGTTGGTATG GCAGTAGCAGGACTTCTGGCAGATGCTCGTTCTTTAGCAGACATAGCTAGAGATGAGGCTTCTAACTTTAGATCTAACTACGGTTATGATATTCCATTGAAG CATCTTGCGGACAGAGTGGctatgtatgtgcatgcataCACACTATACAGCGCTGTCAGACCTTTTGGTTGTAG TTTTATGTTGGGGTCCTATGATAGTGATGATGGTGCACAACTGTACATGATTGATCCATCAGGAGTTTCATAT ggttATTGGGGGTGTGCCATTGGTAAAGCCAGGCAAGCTGCAAAAACAGAGATAGAAAAACTTCAG ATGAAGGAAATGACCTGTCGTGATGTTGTTAAAGAGGTTGCGAAAAT AATCTACATAGTTCACGATGAAGTAAAGGATAAAGCTTTTGAGCTGGAACTCAGCTGGGTTGGAGAAA TAACCaatggaaaacatgaaattGTTCCAAAAGACAtcaaggaagaagcagaaaaatatgctAAG gaatctttgaaagaggaagatgaatCAGACGATGACAATATGTAA
- the PSMA3 gene encoding proteasome subunit alpha type-3 isoform X2, with the protein MSSIGTGYDLSASTFSPDGRVFQVEYAMKAVENSSTAIGIRCKDGVVFGVEKLVLSKLYEEGSNKRLFNVDRHVGMAVAGLLADARSLADIARDEASNFRSNYGYDIPLKHLADRVAMYVHAYTLYSAVRPFGCSFMLGSYDSDDGAQLYMIDPSGVSYMKEMTCRDVVKEVAKIIYIVHDEVKDKAFELELSWVGEITNGKHEIVPKDIKEEAEKYAKESLKEEDESDDDNM; encoded by the exons ATGAGCTCCATTGGCACCGGG TATGACCTGTCAGCTTCCACGTTTTCTCCAGATGGCAGAGTGTTTCAAGTTGAATATGCTATGAAAGCTGTGGAGAATAGTAG CACAGCAATTGGGATAAGATGCAAAGATGGTGTTGTCTTTGGAGTAGAAAAACTAGTTCTGTCCAAGCTTTATGAAGAGGGTTCCAATAAACGTCTCTTCAATGTCGATCGACATGTTGGTATG GCAGTAGCAGGACTTCTGGCAGATGCTCGTTCTTTAGCAGACATAGCTAGAGATGAGGCTTCTAACTTTAGATCTAACTACGGTTATGATATTCCATTGAAG CATCTTGCGGACAGAGTGGctatgtatgtgcatgcataCACACTATACAGCGCTGTCAGACCTTTTGGTTGTAG TTTTATGTTGGGGTCCTATGATAGTGATGATGGTGCACAACTGTACATGATTGATCCATCAGGAGTTTCATAT ATGAAGGAAATGACCTGTCGTGATGTTGTTAAAGAGGTTGCGAAAAT AATCTACATAGTTCACGATGAAGTAAAGGATAAAGCTTTTGAGCTGGAACTCAGCTGGGTTGGAGAAA TAACCaatggaaaacatgaaattGTTCCAAAAGACAtcaaggaagaagcagaaaaatatgctAAG gaatctttgaaagaggaagatgaatCAGACGATGACAATATGTAA